The following are encoded together in the Cynocephalus volans isolate mCynVol1 chromosome 4, mCynVol1.pri, whole genome shotgun sequence genome:
- the LOC134375102 gene encoding olfactory receptor 5M9, whose product MTNFTDVTEFILLGLTHRQELQVLFFVVFLVVYIITLLGNVGMIILISISPQLQSPMYFFLSHLSFVDVWFSSNVTPKMLENLLSEKKTISYVGCLVQCYFFIALVHVEVYILAVMAFDRYMAICNPLLYGSKMSRRVCIQLISVPYTYGFSVSLVCTLWTYGLYFCGNFEINHFYCADPPLIKIACGGKHVKEYTMIVIAGINFTYSLSVVCISYTLIVVAVLHMHSADGQRKAFSTCGSHLTAVSMFYGTLIFMYLRRPTEESVEQGKMVAVFYTTVIPMLNPMIYSLRNRDVKEAVNKAIIKANLRQ is encoded by the coding sequence ATGACAAATTTCACAGATGTGACAGAGTTCATTCTTCTTGGGCTGACCCATCGTCAGGAGCTCCAGGTTCTCTTTTTTGTGGTGTTCCTAGTCGTTTACATCATCACTCTGTTAGGGAATGTTGGTATGATCATTTTGATCAGCATCAGTCCCCAGCTTCAGAGCCCTATGTACTTTTTCCTGAGTCATTTGTCTTTTGTGGATGTGTGGTTCTCCTCCAATGTTACCCCCAAAATGCTGGAAAACTTATTATCAGAGAAAAAAACCATTTCTTATGTGGGGTGTTTGGTGCAGTGCTACTTTTTCATTGCCCTTGTCCACGTGGAGGTCTATATCTTGGCAGTGATGGCCTTTGATCGCTACATGGCCATCTGCAACCCTTTGCTTTATGGCAGTAAAATGTCCAGGAGGGTGTGTATTCAGCTCATCTCCGTGCCTTATACCTATGGATTCTCTGTCAGTCTGGTGTGCACACTATGGACTTATGGCTTGTACTTCTGTGGAAACTTTGAAATCAACCACTTCTACTGTGCAGATCCTCCTCTCATCAAAATTGCCTGTGGGGGAAAGCACGTCAAAGAATATACCATGATTGTCATTGCTGGAATTAACTTCACTTACTCCCTCTCAGTGGTGTGCATCTCCTACACCCTCATTGTAGTAGCTGTGCTACACATGCACTCTGCTGATGGGCAGAGGAAGGCATTCTCCACCTGCGGGTCCCACTTGACAGCTGTTTCCATGTTTTATGGGACCCTCATATTTATGTATCTCAGGCGACCCACTGAGGAATCTGTGGAGCAGGGGAAAATGGTGGCTGTGTTTTACACCACAGTGATCCCTATGCTGAATCCCATGATCTACAGTCTGAGAAACAGGGATGTGAAAGAGGCTGTCAACAAAGCAATCATCAAGGCAAACTTGAGGCAGTAA